One Microbacterium trichothecenolyticum DNA window includes the following coding sequences:
- a CDS encoding purine-nucleoside phosphorylase: MSNSTSHPLDDPAVDPFEIAATAADDIARLTGVEHHDIAVTLGSGWGRAAELIGDETASFSATEVTGFSKPALEGHVGTLRSVRTPGGKNVLVIGARTHYYEGHGVRRVVHSVRTAAATGAKTMILTNGAGGIRETWKPGQPVLISDHINLTADSPLEGATFIDLTDLYSSRLREIARGIDPSLDEGVYCQFRGPHYETPAEVQMAKAIGGHIVGMSTALEAIAARQAGMEILGFSLITNLAAGIQQTPLSHEEVLEAGRDAEPVISALLARVIGAL, encoded by the coding sequence ATGTCCAACAGCACTTCTCACCCGCTCGACGACCCCGCGGTCGACCCGTTCGAGATCGCCGCGACCGCAGCGGACGACATCGCCCGCCTGACCGGCGTCGAGCACCACGACATCGCCGTCACCCTCGGTTCGGGCTGGGGGCGCGCCGCCGAGCTCATCGGGGACGAGACGGCGTCGTTCTCCGCGACCGAGGTGACCGGCTTCAGCAAGCCCGCCCTCGAGGGCCACGTCGGAACCCTGCGTAGCGTGCGCACCCCCGGCGGCAAGAACGTGCTGGTCATCGGCGCCCGCACGCACTACTACGAGGGCCACGGCGTGCGCCGGGTCGTGCACAGCGTCCGCACGGCCGCCGCGACCGGGGCGAAGACCATGATCCTGACCAACGGCGCGGGCGGCATCCGCGAGACGTGGAAGCCCGGCCAGCCGGTGCTCATCAGCGACCACATCAACCTCACCGCAGACTCTCCCCTGGAGGGCGCGACCTTCATCGACCTCACCGACCTGTACTCGTCGCGCCTGCGCGAGATCGCGCGTGGCATCGACCCGTCGCTCGACGAGGGCGTGTACTGCCAGTTCCGCGGTCCGCACTACGAGACCCCGGCAGAGGTACAGATGGCAAAGGCCATCGGCGGGCACATCGTCGGCATGTCGACCGCTCTCGAAGCCATCGCCGCGCGCCAGGCGGGCATGGAGATCCTCGGCTTCTCGCTCATCACGAACCTGGCAGCAGGCATCCAGCAGACACCGCTCAGCCACGAAGAGGTGCTCGAGGCCGGTCGCGACGCCGAACCCGTCATCTCGGCACTGCTCGCGCGCGTGATCGGCGCACTGTGA
- a CDS encoding class I SAM-dependent RNA methyltransferase: protein MRDGDLIELDITGIAHGGVFVGRHEGRVVFVADTLPGERVRARLTDTRKKAFWRADAVEVLEAAPERRPHVWRAADIDIDPAQRPGGAEFGHIVLGHQRALKERVVRESLQRVGRLDLPVDVSPAGDASAPETDDGTRWRTRVSLHVDDRGRVGAYAARSHRVIETPDLPLATAGVADAAAEIRGSEPGRIDLVQPADGRVRVLPRPDGVRTHPAPEVVEERVGDRTFRVDAGGFWQVHRLAAQTLTALVADEIEAIGALDPEALHLDLYGGVGLFAATIADLGGASTRVVSVESDPRATEHAGENLAEWVGARAETARADRFVAKLVADASARERERLARGVVLLDPPRAGAGREVVEGIAALTSSTVVYVACDPVALARDLATFSDLGYRADRGIRGVDLFPNSHHVEAVAVLRR from the coding sequence ATGCGCGACGGCGATCTGATCGAACTCGATATCACGGGCATCGCCCACGGCGGCGTCTTCGTCGGTCGGCACGAGGGGCGCGTGGTGTTCGTTGCCGACACCCTGCCCGGGGAGCGGGTGCGCGCTCGCCTCACCGACACGCGCAAGAAGGCGTTCTGGCGAGCCGACGCGGTCGAGGTGCTCGAAGCCGCTCCCGAGCGTCGCCCGCACGTCTGGCGTGCGGCCGACATCGACATCGATCCCGCCCAGCGTCCGGGCGGTGCGGAGTTCGGTCACATCGTGCTGGGGCACCAGCGCGCCCTCAAGGAGCGGGTGGTGCGCGAGTCCCTGCAGCGGGTGGGTCGCCTCGATCTGCCGGTCGACGTGAGCCCCGCCGGAGACGCGAGTGCGCCCGAGACCGACGACGGCACGCGGTGGCGCACCCGGGTGAGCCTGCACGTCGACGACCGGGGGCGCGTGGGGGCGTACGCCGCGCGCTCGCACCGGGTCATCGAGACGCCCGATCTGCCGTTGGCCACCGCGGGTGTCGCCGATGCCGCCGCGGAGATCCGCGGGAGCGAGCCCGGCCGCATCGATCTCGTGCAGCCCGCCGACGGCCGCGTGCGCGTGCTCCCGCGGCCCGACGGTGTGCGTACCCACCCCGCCCCCGAGGTCGTCGAGGAACGTGTCGGCGACCGCACGTTCCGCGTGGATGCCGGTGGCTTCTGGCAGGTGCACCGGCTCGCCGCGCAGACGCTCACCGCGCTCGTCGCCGACGAGATCGAGGCCATCGGAGCCCTCGACCCCGAGGCGCTGCACCTCGATCTCTACGGGGGAGTGGGACTGTTCGCCGCGACGATCGCCGATCTCGGCGGTGCGTCCACCCGTGTCGTCAGCGTCGAATCCGATCCCCGGGCCACCGAGCACGCGGGGGAGAATCTGGCGGAATGGGTCGGGGCTCGTGCCGAGACGGCCCGAGCCGACCGCTTCGTGGCGAAGCTGGTCGCCGACGCCTCCGCGCGAGAGCGCGAGCGTCTCGCCCGCGGTGTCGTGCTGCTCGATCCGCCGCGCGCCGGCGCGGGACGTGAGGTCGTCGAGGGGATCGCCGCGCTGACCTCCTCGACCGTCGTCTACGTGGCCTGCGACCCGGTGGCGCTCGCGCGTGACCTGGCGACGTTCTCGGATCTGGGCTATCGCGCCGACCGCGGTATCCGCGGCGTGGACCTGTTCCCGAATTCGCACCATGTCGAGGCAGTGGCCGTTTTGCGTCGGTGA
- a CDS encoding NlpC/P60 family protein → MALESLRPRDVAPDYRSPYGIRFEVPEVDRLAGLDAFPWNDASAQAVLAASDWYAPETEQRYGSWGPRARRYPAPTVTMDAATARERVVAVAAALIGLDYQHHHVPAWEPPPWWRHKTVRSGRQGAGVDCSNFLAFVFSYALGVDLPTAIREQAALHRAPVEGRLWSSRVELIEGDYDTLLARLQPADLVYVRSDAGPISHVVLWLGSCGTGPSPTPLVIDAHGEGVLDADRVEIPAGIRIRPYRRAGWYGRRTAFAHRIVTD, encoded by the coding sequence GTGGCGCTGGAGTCGCTGCGTCCGCGCGACGTGGCACCCGACTACCGGTCGCCGTACGGCATCCGTTTCGAGGTCCCCGAGGTCGACCGCCTCGCGGGCCTCGACGCGTTCCCCTGGAACGACGCCTCCGCGCAGGCCGTGCTCGCGGCGTCGGACTGGTACGCCCCCGAGACCGAGCAACGCTATGGGTCGTGGGGGCCTCGAGCGCGGCGTTATCCCGCCCCGACGGTGACAATGGATGCCGCGACGGCGCGCGAACGCGTCGTCGCGGTCGCCGCCGCGTTGATCGGGCTGGACTATCAGCACCACCACGTGCCGGCCTGGGAGCCACCGCCCTGGTGGCGGCACAAGACCGTGCGTTCCGGGCGGCAGGGCGCGGGCGTGGACTGCAGCAACTTCCTGGCCTTCGTCTTCTCGTACGCGCTCGGCGTCGACCTCCCCACCGCTATCCGGGAGCAGGCCGCGCTGCACCGCGCCCCGGTCGAGGGGCGCCTCTGGTCGTCGCGCGTCGAGCTGATCGAGGGCGATTACGACACCCTCCTCGCCCGGCTTCAGCCCGCCGACCTCGTGTACGTGCGCTCCGATGCCGGGCCCATCTCGCACGTCGTGCTGTGGCTGGGCTCGTGCGGCACCGGGCCGAGCCCGACGCCCCTCGTGATCGACGCGCACGGCGAGGGCGTGCTCGACGCCGACCGGGTCGAGATCCCCGCGGGCATCCGCATCCGTCCCTATCGCCGAGCCGGCTGGTACGGACGCCGCACCGCCTTCGCGCACCGCATCGTCACGGACTGA
- a CDS encoding phospho-sugar mutase, with amino-acid sequence MSAYVAAARAWLAQDPDAVTRDELSALIARVEEGDAEAAADLEDRFSTRLAFGTAGLRGTLGAGSNRMNRVLVAQAAAGFAAYLRERSSGTPTVVVGYDGRRNSDVFARDSAEIFVGAGLDVILLPRMLPTPVLAFAVRHLGADAGVMVTASHNPPDDNGYKVYLGGADAGAQIVSPADAEIAAHIQRVADAGDITVLPRSVGYCNAPESVVDAYVAATAAVAPAPAGAEGLRWVYTALHGVGWETFSRVLTEAGYPAPALVEAQIQPDGRFPTVAFPNPEEPGAMDLAFETGRTVDAELVVANDPDADRLAVAVPDAEAPGGWRRLTGNEIGLLLGWRAARAAAAAGTDGSLACSLVSSPGLQAVAEHYGLAFHSTLTGFKWISRAPGIVFGFEEALGYLVNPDTVRDKDGISAAVALLGMATEARAHGRTVADLLREFRELFGAFASDQISIRVTDVSEIAGIMASLRAQPPAALGEVGVARIDDLLEGADGLPPGDVLRVWLDDGSRLIVRPSGTEPKLKLYLDVRASSAKKAARRLAALRASAEALLASIR; translated from the coding sequence GTGAGCGCGTACGTCGCCGCCGCGCGGGCCTGGCTCGCGCAGGACCCGGATGCCGTGACCCGCGACGAGCTGTCGGCGCTCATCGCCCGTGTGGAGGAGGGGGATGCCGAAGCTGCGGCCGACCTCGAGGATCGCTTCTCGACACGGCTGGCGTTCGGCACCGCGGGTCTGCGCGGAACGCTCGGCGCGGGCTCCAACCGCATGAACCGCGTGCTCGTCGCCCAAGCCGCCGCCGGGTTCGCGGCGTACCTGCGCGAGCGATCCTCCGGCACGCCGACCGTCGTGGTCGGCTACGACGGACGCCGCAACTCCGATGTGTTCGCGCGCGACTCCGCCGAGATCTTCGTCGGCGCGGGACTCGACGTCATCCTGCTCCCCCGGATGCTGCCCACGCCCGTGCTCGCGTTCGCCGTGCGCCACCTCGGTGCCGACGCCGGCGTCATGGTCACCGCGAGCCACAACCCGCCCGACGACAACGGCTACAAGGTCTACCTCGGCGGTGCCGACGCGGGTGCGCAGATCGTCTCGCCCGCCGACGCGGAGATCGCCGCGCACATCCAGCGCGTGGCCGATGCGGGCGACATCACCGTGCTGCCCCGCTCGGTCGGATACTGCAATGCGCCCGAATCGGTCGTCGACGCGTACGTCGCCGCGACCGCCGCCGTCGCGCCCGCCCCGGCCGGAGCCGAGGGCCTGCGCTGGGTCTACACCGCCCTGCACGGCGTGGGATGGGAGACGTTCTCGCGCGTGCTGACGGAGGCCGGCTACCCCGCGCCCGCTCTCGTCGAGGCGCAGATCCAGCCCGACGGCCGCTTCCCCACCGTCGCGTTCCCCAACCCCGAAGAACCCGGCGCGATGGACCTGGCGTTCGAGACCGGGCGCACGGTCGACGCCGAGCTCGTGGTCGCCAACGATCCGGATGCCGATCGCCTCGCGGTCGCCGTGCCCGATGCCGAAGCGCCCGGCGGATGGCGCCGCCTGACCGGCAACGAGATCGGGCTGCTGCTGGGGTGGCGCGCCGCCCGAGCCGCCGCGGCGGCGGGGACGGACGGCTCGCTCGCGTGCTCGCTGGTGTCGTCGCCGGGGTTGCAGGCGGTGGCCGAGCATTACGGCCTCGCCTTCCACTCCACCCTCACCGGGTTCAAGTGGATCTCGCGGGCCCCCGGCATCGTCTTCGGCTTCGAGGAGGCGCTCGGCTACCTCGTGAACCCCGACACGGTCCGCGACAAAGACGGCATCTCCGCGGCCGTCGCGCTGCTGGGCATGGCGACGGAGGCTCGCGCACACGGGCGTACCGTCGCCGACCTGCTGCGGGAGTTCCGCGAGTTGTTCGGCGCGTTCGCGAGCGACCAGATCTCGATCCGCGTCACCGACGTGAGCGAGATCGCCGGGATCATGGCATCCCTGCGCGCACAGCCGCCGGCTGCGCTCGGTGAGGTCGGGGTGGCGCGCATCGACGACCTGCTCGAGGGCGCCGACGGCCTGCCCCCGGGAGACGTGCTGCGCGTCTGGCTCGACGACGGTTCGCGCCTCATCGTGCGCCCCAGCGGCACCGAGCCCAAGCTCAAGCTGTACCTCGACGTGCGCGCCTCCTCGGCCAAGAAGGCCGCGCGGCGCCTGGCCGCGCTGCGCGCCAGCGCCGAGGCGCTGCTGGCGTCCATCCGCTGA
- a CDS encoding response regulator transcription factor has protein sequence MTRVALIDDHESVRLGLEAALTGTGATEVVFSGANVAAYLDWRRAGATSPADVVVLDLTLGDGTTVSENVDRVVRDGSSVIIHSVADRAAAVREALAAGAAGIVSKSSPTHEVLGAIDVVARGELLDNVEWASAVEGDREFADAQLSAREREVLRLYAAGLPLKAVAERLGVAYSTAKENITRVRVKYVEVGRPAPTKVDLLRRAMEDGILHDAPDAAVGHG, from the coding sequence ATGACGCGTGTCGCCCTCATCGATGATCACGAGTCCGTTCGGCTCGGTCTCGAGGCGGCGTTGACGGGGACCGGCGCCACCGAGGTGGTCTTCTCCGGCGCCAACGTCGCCGCCTACCTTGACTGGCGACGGGCAGGCGCCACATCGCCGGCCGACGTCGTGGTGCTCGATCTCACGCTCGGCGATGGCACCACGGTGTCCGAGAACGTCGACCGTGTCGTCCGCGACGGCTCCAGCGTCATCATCCACAGCGTGGCCGATCGCGCGGCGGCGGTGCGCGAGGCTCTGGCGGCGGGGGCAGCGGGGATCGTCAGCAAGTCCTCGCCCACGCACGAGGTGCTGGGCGCGATCGACGTCGTGGCGCGCGGTGAGCTGCTCGACAACGTCGAATGGGCGAGCGCGGTCGAGGGCGACCGCGAGTTCGCCGATGCGCAGCTGTCGGCGCGCGAGCGCGAGGTGCTCCGGCTGTATGCGGCGGGTCTGCCGCTCAAAGCCGTGGCCGAGCGCCTCGGTGTGGCGTACTCGACCGCCAAAGAGAACATCACCCGCGTGCGGGTCAAGTACGTCGAGGTCGGCCGCCCGGCCCCCACGAAGGTCGATCTGCTGCGGCGCGCGATGGAGGACGGCATCCTCCACGACGCGCCCGATGCCGCCGTGGGCCATGGCTGA
- a CDS encoding NAD(P)H-quinone dehydrogenase, whose protein sequence is MDAMVQSFERKQSVAIVGGGPGGYEAALSAAQLGADVTLVERAGVGGSAVITDVVPSKTLIATADAAVAIRNAGDLGVQLFAKDDRGKPLAPEVAINLAAVNQRLLSLARQQSDDMRASLLEAGVRIIAGHGRLDGSGAVVVSTEAGGTDFDRIEAETLVVSVGASPRELPSAQPDGERILTWTQLYNMKSVPTHLIVVGSGVTGAEFASAYMNLGAKVTLVSSRDQVLPGEDQDAAAVLERVFQRGGMTLLAKARAESVVNTGEQVVVTLADGRTIEGSHCLMAVGSIPNTAGIGLEQAGVQMTPSGHIRVNRVARTSVPNIYAAGDCTNFFPLASVASMQGRQAVFHALGDIVIPLETRRITANIFTAPEIATVGFSEQDVIDGKIAGVVKKLPLSANPRAKMQGITDGFVKLIARKGSGTVMGGVIVGPKASELIYPIAIAVERRLTVDQVARVFAVYPSLTSSITDAARAMHIVDRDDPGED, encoded by the coding sequence ATGGATGCCATGGTGCAGAGCTTCGAGCGCAAGCAGTCCGTCGCGATCGTCGGTGGAGGCCCCGGCGGCTACGAGGCGGCGCTCTCGGCCGCGCAGCTCGGCGCCGACGTGACCCTCGTGGAACGCGCGGGCGTGGGGGGCTCTGCCGTCATCACCGACGTCGTGCCCTCGAAGACCCTCATCGCCACCGCCGACGCGGCCGTGGCGATCCGCAACGCCGGAGATCTGGGCGTCCAGCTGTTCGCCAAGGACGACCGCGGCAAGCCCCTCGCCCCCGAAGTCGCGATCAACCTCGCCGCGGTCAATCAGCGGCTGCTGTCGCTCGCGCGGCAGCAGTCCGACGACATGCGTGCGTCGCTGCTCGAGGCGGGCGTCCGCATCATCGCGGGGCACGGCCGCCTCGACGGTTCGGGCGCCGTCGTCGTCTCGACCGAGGCCGGGGGCACCGACTTCGACCGTATCGAGGCCGAGACGCTGGTCGTCTCGGTCGGGGCGTCGCCGCGCGAGCTGCCCTCGGCGCAGCCTGACGGTGAGCGCATCCTCACGTGGACGCAGCTGTACAACATGAAGTCGGTGCCGACGCACCTGATCGTGGTGGGCTCGGGTGTCACCGGGGCCGAGTTCGCCTCGGCGTACATGAACCTCGGCGCGAAGGTGACGCTGGTCTCCAGCCGCGACCAGGTGCTCCCGGGTGAGGACCAGGATGCCGCAGCGGTTCTGGAGCGCGTGTTCCAGCGGGGCGGCATGACGCTGCTGGCGAAGGCGCGCGCCGAGTCGGTCGTGAACACCGGCGAGCAGGTCGTCGTGACCCTCGCCGACGGTCGCACCATCGAGGGCAGCCACTGCCTCATGGCGGTCGGCTCCATCCCCAACACCGCGGGCATCGGCCTCGAGCAGGCCGGGGTGCAGATGACTCCCTCGGGCCACATCCGCGTGAATCGCGTGGCGCGTACGTCGGTCCCCAACATCTACGCCGCGGGCGATTGCACGAACTTCTTCCCCCTGGCATCCGTGGCATCCATGCAGGGACGCCAGGCCGTCTTCCACGCGCTCGGCGACATCGTCATCCCGCTCGAGACCCGCCGCATCACGGCCAACATCTTCACCGCTCCCGAGATCGCCACGGTCGGTTTCAGCGAGCAGGACGTCATCGACGGCAAGATCGCCGGTGTCGTGAAGAAGCTCCCCCTCTCGGCCAACCCCCGGGCGAAGATGCAGGGCATCACCGACGGGTTCGTCAAGCTCATCGCCCGCAAGGGCAGCGGCACGGTCATGGGCGGTGTCATCGTCGGTCCCAAGGCGTCGGAGCTCATCTACCCCATCGCGATCGCGGTGGAGCGTCGCCTGACCGTCGACCAGGTCGCGCGGGTGTTCGCGGTGTACCCGTCGCTGACCTCGAGCATCACCGACGCCGCCCGCGCCATGCACATCGTCGATCGCGACGACCCGGGCGAGGACTGA
- a CDS encoding Maf family protein yields the protein MRVCLASTSPARLMLLRQAGIEPEARAPRVDEEAVIAEVEAAERRRLPADEHVLLLARRKAADVAHRLHAEEPAFDGFVIGGDSMFALGDEILGKPYTAEAATARWLDMRGRTGVLHSGHSVFRVSPDAEPREAYAVAEASVTFAADVDADEIAAYVASGEPLLVAGAFTVDSLGGAFIERVDGDPSTVVGMSLSTVRRLVRELGGAWTQLWNRS from the coding sequence ATGCGCGTGTGCTTGGCATCCACTTCTCCCGCCCGACTGATGCTGCTGCGCCAAGCGGGCATCGAGCCCGAGGCGCGCGCACCCCGGGTCGACGAAGAGGCCGTGATCGCCGAGGTCGAAGCCGCCGAGAGGCGCCGCCTGCCCGCCGACGAGCACGTGCTGCTGCTCGCGCGCCGCAAGGCGGCCGACGTCGCACACCGCCTGCACGCGGAGGAACCGGCCTTCGACGGGTTCGTGATCGGCGGCGACTCGATGTTCGCCCTGGGCGATGAGATCCTCGGAAAGCCCTATACGGCCGAGGCGGCCACCGCCCGCTGGCTCGACATGCGGGGCCGCACCGGTGTGCTGCACTCGGGCCACAGCGTGTTCCGCGTCTCGCCCGACGCGGAACCGCGCGAAGCGTACGCGGTCGCCGAGGCGTCGGTGACGTTCGCCGCCGACGTCGACGCCGACGAGATCGCCGCGTACGTCGCGAGCGGGGAGCCGCTCCTGGTGGCCGGCGCCTTCACGGTCGACAGCCTGGGCGGGGCGTTCATCGAGCGCGTCGATGGCGACCCCTCCACCGTGGTCGGCATGTCGCTGTCGACCGTGCGACGCCTCGTGCGCGAGCTCGGCGGCGCGTGGACGCAGCTCTGGAACCGTTCGTAG
- a CDS encoding sensor histidine kinase — MADTPRSVLDDAWGRIPHSRETQGDSGSFTQTRIERVLTLLVGPGALVLGAQAFAAAFGTGDEAPGWHLPMTLGVFLPLVAMIIACAVGRLARMFAGLFAVVFLVALALWPLATAGGPPPVPTENPWIFYLINIATLAAVVAFPLPAQIAWTVAAPLLFGGVRLLQAGGDPDFVLPVLLDVSFALILGSVLLTLAWMYRSVAVNVDQTRTLAVSSYAAAAAAAASEHERVAVAALMHDSVLGALLAAERATTPRERTLAVSMAREALTRLANAEKDALEGSDEPVPATRLADDIEIAARDLGVDLEVARRVEDGTPRVPGRVARALVLASMQAVANAVQHADAQGLSVQLAGYAAPGSIAVRVRDAGAGFDVDAIPADRLGIRGSIIARVSAVGGRSDIDSGAAGTTVTLEWESGDRW, encoded by the coding sequence ATGGCTGACACCCCCCGATCGGTCCTGGACGACGCCTGGGGCCGCATCCCTCACTCCCGCGAGACGCAGGGCGATTCGGGGTCGTTCACGCAGACGCGGATCGAGCGCGTCCTCACGCTCCTCGTCGGACCGGGTGCGCTCGTCCTGGGTGCGCAGGCCTTCGCCGCCGCCTTCGGGACCGGCGACGAGGCTCCCGGCTGGCATCTGCCGATGACGCTGGGCGTGTTCCTTCCGCTCGTCGCGATGATCATCGCCTGCGCCGTCGGGCGGTTGGCGCGCATGTTCGCCGGCCTCTTCGCGGTTGTCTTCCTCGTCGCCCTGGCACTGTGGCCGCTGGCGACCGCCGGCGGACCGCCCCCGGTCCCCACCGAGAACCCGTGGATCTTCTACCTCATCAACATCGCCACGTTGGCGGCGGTGGTGGCCTTCCCCCTCCCGGCACAGATCGCGTGGACGGTGGCGGCACCCCTCCTCTTCGGGGGCGTTCGGCTGCTGCAGGCCGGAGGCGATCCCGATTTCGTGCTGCCCGTCCTGCTCGACGTGTCGTTCGCGCTCATCCTGGGCAGCGTGTTGCTGACGCTGGCGTGGATGTACCGCTCGGTCGCCGTCAACGTCGACCAGACGCGCACCCTCGCGGTGTCGAGCTACGCGGCGGCGGCCGCCGCTGCCGCGAGCGAACACGAGCGGGTCGCGGTGGCCGCGCTCATGCACGACAGCGTGCTGGGAGCCCTCCTGGCCGCGGAGCGCGCGACGACGCCGCGTGAGCGGACCCTCGCGGTGAGCATGGCGCGCGAGGCGCTCACTCGCCTCGCCAACGCCGAGAAAGACGCTCTCGAGGGCAGCGACGAGCCGGTGCCCGCCACCCGTCTGGCTGACGACATCGAAATCGCGGCCCGCGACCTCGGCGTCGACCTCGAGGTGGCACGCCGTGTCGAGGACGGCACGCCGCGGGTGCCGGGCCGGGTCGCGCGGGCGCTCGTGTTGGCGTCGATGCAGGCCGTGGCCAACGCGGTCCAGCATGCCGACGCGCAGGGGCTGTCGGTGCAGTTGGCCGGGTACGCGGCCCCCGGCAGCATCGCGGTGCGCGTACGCGACGCCGGGGCCGGGTTCGACGTGGATGCGATCCCCGCCGACCGTCTCGGCATCCGTGGGTCGATCATCGCCCGCGTGAGCGCCGTGGGCGGCCGCAGCGACATCGACTCGGGTGCGGCCGGCACGACGGTGACGCTCGAGTGGGAGAGCGGTGACCGTTGGTGA
- a CDS encoding ATP-binding protein, translating to MPKIAKVLVANRGEIAVRVIRAARDAGKASVAVYADQDRDALHTRLADEAYALDGATSADTYLSIEKILSVARRSGADAVHPGYGFLAENADFARAVIGAGLVWIGPPPEAIEALGDKVTARHVAEKVGAPLAPGTPGPVSGADEVIAFAEEVGLPIAIKAAYGGGGRGLKVARELDEVAEMFESATREAVAAFGRGECFVEKYLDKPRHVETQCLADASGNVVVVSTRDCSLQRRHQKLVEEAPAPFLSDEQNAVLYAASKAILKEVGYVGAGTCEFLIGADGTISFLEVNTRLQVEHPVSEEVTGLDLVREQFRLAEGEELGYDDPAPTGHSIEFRINGEDPGRGFLPQPGPIHVFKTFGGPGIRLDSGVTAGDSVSGAFDSLLAKIIVTGRDRAEALERSRRALDEFEVAGMPTVLPFHRKVVRDPAFTAENGEFGVFTRWIETEFVNDIPAWDGELEAPAAAPGRHTVVVEVGGKRLEVSLPDRITAAAPQIGRPAAAPPSRRSHAASPAAGATGDAVKSPMQATIVKVAVEEGQQVVKGDLVVVLEAMKMEQPLQAHKDGTVTGIDATPGATVSAGHQLLVIS from the coding sequence ATGCCGAAGATCGCCAAGGTCCTTGTCGCCAACCGCGGCGAGATCGCCGTCCGAGTCATCCGCGCCGCCCGAGATGCGGGGAAGGCCTCCGTCGCCGTCTACGCCGACCAGGACCGCGACGCCCTGCACACCCGCCTCGCCGACGAGGCGTACGCGCTCGACGGTGCCACCAGCGCCGACACCTACCTCTCGATCGAGAAGATCCTCTCGGTAGCCCGCCGCTCCGGCGCCGACGCCGTGCACCCCGGCTACGGCTTCCTCGCCGAGAACGCCGACTTCGCGCGTGCCGTCATCGGTGCCGGTCTCGTGTGGATCGGCCCCCCACCCGAGGCCATCGAGGCTCTGGGCGACAAGGTCACCGCGCGTCACGTCGCCGAGAAGGTCGGCGCGCCTCTGGCCCCCGGCACCCCCGGTCCGGTCTCGGGCGCCGACGAGGTCATCGCCTTCGCCGAGGAGGTGGGTCTGCCGATCGCCATCAAGGCCGCATACGGCGGCGGCGGACGCGGCCTCAAGGTCGCGCGCGAGCTCGACGAGGTCGCCGAGATGTTCGAGTCGGCCACCCGCGAGGCGGTCGCGGCGTTCGGCCGCGGCGAGTGCTTCGTCGAGAAGTACCTCGACAAGCCGCGCCACGTCGAGACGCAGTGCCTGGCGGATGCGAGCGGCAACGTCGTCGTCGTCTCCACCCGCGACTGCTCGCTGCAGCGTCGTCACCAGAAGCTGGTCGAAGAGGCACCGGCCCCCTTCCTCAGCGACGAGCAGAACGCGGTGCTGTACGCGGCATCCAAGGCCATCCTGAAAGAGGTCGGCTACGTCGGTGCGGGCACGTGCGAGTTCCTCATCGGCGCCGACGGCACCATCTCGTTCCTCGAGGTCAACACGCGCCTGCAGGTCGAGCACCCCGTGTCCGAGGAGGTCACCGGCCTCGACCTCGTCCGCGAGCAGTTCCGTCTCGCGGAGGGCGAAGAGCTCGGCTACGACGACCCCGCGCCGACCGGTCACTCGATCGAGTTCCGCATCAACGGCGAGGACCCGGGCCGAGGCTTCCTGCCCCAGCCGGGTCCCATCCACGTCTTCAAGACGTTCGGCGGTCCCGGGATCCGGCTCGACTCCGGCGTCACCGCGGGCGACAGCGTCTCGGGCGCCTTCGACTCGCTGCTGGCCAAGATCATCGTCACCGGCCGTGACCGCGCCGAGGCGCTGGAGCGCTCGCGCCGAGCCCTCGACGAGTTCGAGGTCGCCGGCATGCCGACGGTGCTGCCCTTCCACCGCAAGGTCGTGCGCGACCCCGCGTTCACGGCGGAGAACGGCGAGTTCGGCGTCTTCACCCGCTGGATCGAGACCGAGTTCGTCAACGACATCCCCGCGTGGGACGGCGAGCTCGAGGCCCCCGCCGCGGCGCCCGGCCGCCACACGGTCGTCGTCGAGGTCGGCGGTAAGCGCCTCGAGGTGAGCCTGCCCGACCGCATCACCGCTGCCGCCCCCCAGATCGGCCGCCCCGCCGCCGCTCCCCCGTCCCGTCGCTCGCACGCGGCCTCGCCCGCCGCCGGTGCCACCGGCGACGCGGTGAAGTCGCCGATGCAGGCCACGATCGTCAAGGTCGCGGTCGAGGAGGGCCAGCAGGTCGTCAAGGGCGACCTCGTGGTCGTGCTCGAGGCGATGAAGATGGAACAGCCCCTGCAGGCGCACAAGGACGGCACGGTGACGGGGATCGACGCCACCCCCGGCGCCACGGTCTCGGCCGGCCACCAGCTGCTCGTCATCAGCTGA